A stretch of Caenorhabditis elegans chromosome IV DNA encodes these proteins:
- the grd-16 gene encoding Ground-like domain-containing protein (Confirmed by transcript evidence): MRCIQLYVFYLISQLFTTGSAQKTFHYGVTGGEQFGRHEPSTRLSRFQSTPVSLNPLEDTLRVQQILKKLEDPGGLEIRRRSTSRRLHGVLTEPFGTPLVISGNSSEKKKKKPLKIKKRNGRRNPKSPEVNEYELQLAKQIEEDQLKFVEDEKNPMKYVVENGLLFRQSRYSPLARVEIPPVSGMSEISGISQRTSHSVGQTMQNPPRKRRRKQSYKLKNSKSSSESMFRTNVFRGNINRQIPAIPLPSPFSVAYGKPSFAIAREEDGKCYTNRFGYRCCDEALEALILKSYEKLRRKSNDLEDNLSKIASTLRRDSRQVFAKNLEAIVSTSNFGTSIPSDFSCKVELGPNRFVAQVFVPELGLDAKTTTRRHRIPYHELSREDLSDAADLVVSRNGIIVSKLL; the protein is encoded by the exons ATGCGTTGTATTCAACTTTACGTCTTCTATCTCATCTCTCAATTATTCACTACAGGATCTGCCCAGAAAACTTTTCATTATGGTGTCACAGGTGGCGAGCAGTTTGGAAGGCACG AGCCATCAACTCGCCTGTCCCGCTTCCAATCCACGCCAGTATCCCTGAATCCCTTGGAGGATACCCTCCGAGTTCAGcaaattctcaaaaagctAGAAGATCCTGGTGGACTAGAAATCCGGCGGAGGTCCACGTCACGCCGGTTGCACGGTGTGCTCACTGAGCCATTCGGAACACCGCTGGTGATCAGTGGGAACAGCagtgagaagaagaagaaaaaaccgctgaaaataaagaaacgGAATGGAAGAAGGAACCCAAAGTCACCGGAAGTG AACGAATACGAGCTTCAACTTGCAAAACAAATCGAAGAAGATCAGCTAAAATTCGTAGAGGACGAGAAGAATCCGATGAAGTACGTGGTGGAAAACGGGCTTCTCTTCCGGCAATCGCGATATTCTCCTCTGGCTCGGGTGGAAATCCCACCGGTCTCAggaatgtctgaaatttctggaatttcacaGAGAACTTCGCATAGTGTCGGCCAAACTATGCAGAATCCACCGAGAAAGCGGAGGAGAAAGCAGAGTTAcaagctgaaaaattccaaatccaGCTCTGAGTCAATGTTCCGGACTAATGTTTTCCGGGGGAATATTAATCGACAAATTCCTGCGATTCCCCTGCCTTCG cCCTTCTCGGTCGCCTACGGCAAGCCTTCATTTGCAATTGCACGGGAAGAAGATGGAAAATGCTACACAAATCgatttg GATACCGATGTTGTGATGAAGCTCTGGAAGCGTTGATCctgaaaagttatgaaaaacttCGGCGAAAATCTAATGATTTGGAGGATAATCTGTCCAAAATTGCTTCAACGTTAAGGAGGGACAGTCGACAAGT ATTCGCAAAAAATCTGGAGGCAATCGTCTCCACCTCCAACTTCGGCACCTCAATCCCCTCGGATTTCTCCTGTAAGGTGGAACTCGGGCCGAATAGGTTTGTAGCTCAAGTATTCGTGCCAGAattgggtctcgacgcgaaaaCCACCACACGTAGGCATCGGATACCGTACCACGAACTTTCAAGGGAGGATTTAAGCGATGCGGCAGATTTGGTTGTATCCAGGAATGGAATTATTGTTTCGAAACTTTTATGa
- the ilys-2 gene encoding Invertebrate-type lysozyme 2 (Confirmed by transcript evidence), with protein sequence MFVKAILLLSIAVAYASADCLHCICMRESGCKPIGCHMDVGSLSCGYYQIKIPYYEDCGQPGKKHGESTEVAWKRCADDLKCATNCVENYYNRYKHECAGTGQGACEVMARNHNGGPRGCHASGTLGYWKGVHSCCGCS encoded by the exons ATGTTTGTCAAGGCTATTCTACTTCTTTCTATTG cggtcGCCTACGCCTCCGCCGATTGTCTCCATTGCATCTGCATGAGAGAGTCCGGATGTAAGCCGATCGGATGTCACATGGATGTTGGATCGCTTTCTTGTGGATATTATCAG ATTAAAATCCCATACTACGAAGACTGCGGTCAACCTGGCAAGAAGCACGGAGAATCAACTGAAGTTGCCTGGAAGAGATGTGCTGACGATCTTAAGTGTGCTACTAATTGTGTTGAG AACTACTACAACCGCTACAAGCATGAATGTGCCGGAACTGGACAGGGAGCTTGCGAGGTGATGGCCCGTAACCATAATGGAGGACCACGTGGATGCCACGCGTCAGGAACCTTGGGATACTGGAAGGGAGTTCACAGCTGCTGCGGATGTTCTTAA
- the ilys-3 gene encoding Invertebrate-type lysozyme 3 (Confirmed by transcript evidence): protein MFVKSLVFLTIAVAYASADCLHCICMRESGCKPIGCNMDVGSLSCGYYQIKLPYYEDCGQPTKKSGETTEAAWKRCANDLSCATTCVENYYNRYKSQCAGTGQGACEVMARNHNGGPQGCKHSGTLGYWNGIKSCCGCS, encoded by the exons ATGTTTGTCAAGTCGTTGGTTTTTCTGACTATTG cgGTCGCCTACGCCTCCGCCGATTGCCTCCATTGCATCTGTATGAGAGAATCCGGATGTAAGCCGATCGGTTGTAACATGGACGTCGGATCCCTTTCTTGTGGATATTATCAG ATCAAACTCCCCTACTACGAGGACTGCGGTCAGCCTACCAAGAAATCCGGAGAAACAACTGAAGCCGCGTGGAAGAGGTGCGCGAATGATCTTAGCTGTGCTACTACTTGTGTTGAG AACTACTACAACCGCTACAAGAGTCAATGTGCTGGAACTGGACAGGGAGCATGCGAAGTGATGGCTCGTAACCACAACGGAGGGCCACAAGGATGCAAGCACTCCGGAACTCTGGGATACTGGAATGGAATCAAGAGCTGTTGCGGATgctcttaa
- the Y69A2AL.2 gene encoding Phospholipase A2 (Confirmed by transcript evidence) produces the protein MLLVLLLALPAIVSSSCNILYQLDDMSYCRIGQPFDAYRYYGCSCSGISPNKPIDGIDRCCQVHNDCYNELLLTKKCQNSNSPYFCLYKWECVYQQPACNNESKCTQSVCQCDEQFINCLAKYPYPTFSKKCQYSERDPILKMIATASAATAAAKKN, from the exons ATGCTTCTAGTCCTGCTTCTGGCTCTTCCAGCAATTGTCAGTTCGTCATGTAACATATTATATCAGTTGGATGATATGTCCTACTGTAGAATTGGTCAACCATTCGACGCCTATCGCTATTACGGGTGTTCGTGCTCCGGAATTTCTCCCAACAAGCCAATCGACGGAATTGATAG ATGCTGCCAAGTGCATAATGATTGCTACAATGAGCTTCTTCTTactaaaaaatgccaaaattcgaattccccatACTTCTGCCTATACAAATGGGAATGTGTCTATCAGCAGCCAGCGTGCAATA acgAAAGTAAATGTACACAATCCGTGTGTCAATGTGATGAGCAGTTTATCAATTGTCTTGCCAAGTATCCATATCCGACATTTTCCAAGAAATGTCAATATTCCGAACGGGATCCGATTCTCAAGATGATCGCCACTGCGTCTGCGGCTACAGCAGCGGCAAAGAAGAATTGa
- the ilys-1 gene encoding lysozyme (Partially confirmed by transcript evidence) yields the protein MMNYYHRYKSQCNGLGMSECENYYHRYKSQCDGLGMGECEVFARNHNGGPTGCRNPGTLEYWQSIQKCCGGSC from the exons ATGATG AACTATTATCACCGCTACAAAAGCCAATGCAATGGGCTTGGAATGAGCGAATGCGAG AACTATTATCACCGCTACAAAAGCCAATGCGATGGACTTGGAATGGGCGAATGCGAG GTTTTTGCACGTAATCACAATGGAGGGCCAACCGGGTGCCGTAATCCGGGAACCTTGGAATACTGGCAAAGTATCCAGAAATGTTGTGGTGGATCTTGTTAA